One segment of Antricoccus suffuscus DNA contains the following:
- a CDS encoding glycine--tRNA ligase, whose amino-acid sequence MSASNAAKIDTVVSLCKRRGFVYPSSEIYGGQRAAWDYGPLGVELKENLKRQWWKSMVTGRDDIVGLDSSVILAREVWTASGHVEAFVDPLVECQSCHRRFRADHLEEAYEEKKGRLPENGLADIACSNCGTKGQWTDPKMFNGLLRTHLGPVETEEGLAYLRPETAQGIFINFGQVLQSSRKKPPFGIAQQGKSFRNEITPGNFIFRTREFEQMEMEFFVKPGTDEEWHETWLAERKNWYLDLGIAEDNLRLFEHPKEKLSHYSKRTVDIEYRFGFQGSEWGELEGVANRTDFDLKTHSKHSGADLTFFDQESNERWTPYVIEPAAGVGRAMMAFMLDAFRVDEAPNAKGKMESRTVLGLDARLAPVKAAVLPLSRNSDLSPKARDVAALLRKHWNIDFDDAGAIGRRYRRQDEIGTPYCITVDFDSLADDAVTVRERDTMQQERIGIDALLGYLGSRLLGA is encoded by the coding sequence GTGAGCGCCTCAAACGCCGCCAAGATCGATACCGTCGTCAGCCTCTGCAAGCGACGTGGGTTCGTCTACCCCAGCAGCGAGATCTACGGCGGTCAGCGAGCAGCCTGGGACTACGGGCCGTTGGGCGTCGAGCTCAAAGAAAACCTCAAGCGGCAATGGTGGAAGTCGATGGTTACCGGCCGCGACGACATCGTCGGTCTCGATTCCTCGGTCATCTTGGCCCGTGAGGTGTGGACCGCGTCCGGGCACGTCGAGGCGTTCGTCGATCCGCTCGTTGAATGCCAGTCGTGCCACCGTCGGTTCCGGGCCGATCATCTTGAAGAGGCCTACGAAGAGAAGAAGGGGCGACTACCGGAAAACGGTCTCGCCGATATCGCATGCTCCAACTGCGGCACGAAGGGGCAGTGGACCGACCCGAAGATGTTCAATGGCCTGTTGCGCACGCATCTGGGACCGGTCGAGACGGAGGAGGGTCTTGCCTACCTGCGTCCGGAGACGGCCCAGGGAATCTTCATCAACTTCGGCCAGGTGCTTCAGTCTTCGCGTAAGAAGCCGCCGTTCGGCATCGCCCAGCAGGGCAAGTCGTTTCGCAACGAGATCACGCCCGGCAACTTTATTTTCCGCACCCGCGAGTTCGAGCAGATGGAGATGGAGTTCTTCGTCAAGCCCGGTACTGACGAGGAGTGGCATGAGACGTGGCTGGCGGAGCGAAAGAACTGGTATCTCGACCTCGGCATCGCCGAGGACAACCTGCGGTTGTTCGAGCACCCGAAGGAAAAACTTTCGCACTACTCCAAACGCACCGTCGACATCGAGTACCGGTTCGGCTTCCAAGGCTCAGAGTGGGGTGAGCTTGAGGGCGTTGCCAACCGCACCGATTTCGACCTCAAGACGCACTCGAAACACTCCGGCGCCGACTTGACCTTTTTCGACCAGGAGAGCAACGAGCGCTGGACGCCGTACGTCATCGAGCCGGCAGCCGGCGTCGGGCGCGCGATGATGGCGTTCATGCTCGACGCGTTCCGGGTCGACGAAGCGCCCAACGCAAAAGGCAAGATGGAGTCGCGAACCGTACTCGGCCTGGATGCTCGGCTCGCGCCGGTCAAGGCAGCGGTGCTACCGCTCTCGCGCAACTCTGATCTGTCGCCGAAGGCGCGCGACGTCGCGGCGCTCCTGCGCAAGCACTGGAACATCGACTTCGACGACGCTGGAGCGATCGGGCGTCGTTACCGTCGCCAGGATGAGATCGGCACGCCATACTGCATCACCGTCGACTTCGACAGCCTCGCCGACGACGCCGTCACGGTCCGCGAGCGTGACACGATGCAGCAGGAACGCATCGGGATCGATGCGCTCCTCGGCTACTTGGGTTCACGGCTGCTGGGCGCCTGA
- a CDS encoding ArsR/SmtB family transcription factor, whose amino-acid sequence MTEDDLHQPAHDHLLEPLKSTRGTTATFAAASELLRALSAPIRAQLVSLLDEHGALCVHELVEALDVAQPLVSQHLRILRGAGVVIGERRGREVEYRLADDHIAHIVNDAVTHSQEPDPAS is encoded by the coding sequence GTGACCGAGGACGACCTCCACCAGCCCGCGCACGATCACCTGCTTGAACCGCTGAAGAGCACTCGCGGCACGACCGCGACGTTTGCCGCCGCCAGCGAGTTGCTGCGCGCGCTCTCGGCGCCGATCCGCGCTCAGCTGGTCTCGCTACTCGACGAACACGGTGCGCTGTGCGTCCACGAGCTCGTCGAGGCCCTCGACGTAGCGCAACCGCTCGTGTCCCAGCATCTACGCATCCTGCGCGGCGCGGGCGTCGTGATCGGTGAACGACGGGGCCGCGAAGTCGAGTATCGCCTCGCCGACGACCACATTGCGCACATCGTCAACGACGCGGTCACCCACAGCCAGGAACCCGACCCGGCCAGCTAG
- the recO gene encoding DNA repair protein RecO produces the protein MTLYRDEGVVLRLHKLGEADRIVTVLTRRTGKVRAVAKGVRRTSSRFGARLEPGSHIDAQFFLGKSLDIVTQVESIRPYGAQIVDDYPRHTAGAAILEAADRLSGEEREPSLRLYLLLIGALRSLAEKEKSPRLVLDAFLVRGMSVAGWEPALDSCARCDKPGRHRRYSVESGGTTCIACAVPRAVTVLAETPAYIEALLTGDWVEAEAAVPRVRREASGVLAAHMQWHLERSLRSLPYVEREAREAMDGTPAVEELAGRVPVDSADLAWPVTT, from the coding sequence GTGACTTTATATCGTGACGAAGGCGTCGTGTTGCGCCTGCACAAGCTCGGCGAGGCTGACCGCATCGTCACGGTGCTGACCCGTCGCACCGGCAAGGTGCGCGCGGTCGCCAAAGGGGTACGCCGTACCTCATCGCGCTTCGGTGCCCGGCTCGAACCAGGTAGCCACATCGACGCACAGTTCTTCCTCGGCAAGTCGCTCGACATCGTCACCCAGGTCGAAAGCATTCGTCCGTACGGCGCGCAGATCGTCGATGACTACCCGCGACATACCGCGGGCGCGGCGATCCTTGAGGCCGCCGATCGGCTCAGCGGCGAGGAGCGTGAACCGTCGCTGCGGCTGTACCTTCTACTGATTGGCGCTCTTCGATCCCTTGCAGAAAAGGAGAAATCGCCCCGCCTCGTTCTTGATGCGTTTCTCGTGCGCGGGATGTCCGTGGCCGGCTGGGAACCTGCTCTCGACTCGTGCGCGCGTTGCGACAAGCCGGGCCGGCACCGACGCTACTCGGTCGAGAGCGGTGGTACGACGTGCATCGCGTGCGCCGTACCCCGCGCCGTGACGGTGCTCGCCGAGACGCCCGCCTACATCGAGGCGCTGCTGACCGGTGACTGGGTCGAGGCGGAGGCCGCGGTCCCACGTGTGCGCCGCGAGGCCAGCGGCGTACTGGCAGCGCACATGCAGTGGCACCTCGAACGATCGCTGCGCTCCCTGCCGTACGTCGAGCGTGAGGCGCGCGAGGCGATGGACGGCACACCAGCGGTCGAGGAGCTGGCCGGGCGAGTGCCGGTCGATTCAGCGGATCTCGCATGGCCGGTGACTACGTGA
- a CDS encoding metal ABC transporter permease produces MSYLTYPFMQRALIAAVLVGLCAPAVGTYLVQKKLSLMGDGIGHVAFAGVGLGILLGTSPVLVAVVVSAAGAIAMEVMRSRAKTSGDMALAILFYGGIATGALLISINGDSSINVQSYLFGSILTVNNSDIIVTAVLAAFVLLVTIGLRRALFATSHDEEFARVGGVPVMLLNILLAMTAAVTVSVAMRVVGLLLVSALLVLPVASAQQLTGSFASTFAAAIGIGVVVTLAGVLLAYPVNVGPGSLIVVVAIGVFFLCALASRARERLFRRRHAIDATTEPVAQAT; encoded by the coding sequence ATGAGCTACCTGACCTATCCCTTTATGCAGCGGGCGCTCATCGCCGCAGTCCTCGTCGGACTATGCGCGCCGGCGGTCGGCACTTACCTCGTGCAAAAGAAACTCTCGTTGATGGGCGATGGAATCGGGCACGTCGCGTTTGCAGGCGTCGGACTGGGGATCCTCCTTGGTACGTCGCCGGTGTTGGTCGCGGTCGTCGTGTCCGCCGCCGGCGCGATCGCGATGGAGGTCATGCGGTCGCGCGCCAAGACCAGCGGCGACATGGCGCTGGCAATCTTGTTCTACGGCGGCATCGCGACTGGTGCTCTGCTCATCTCGATTAACGGTGACAGCTCGATCAACGTCCAGTCCTACTTGTTCGGCTCGATCCTCACCGTCAACAACAGTGACATCATCGTCACCGCGGTGTTGGCGGCGTTCGTCCTGCTGGTCACCATCGGCTTGCGCCGCGCACTGTTCGCCACCAGCCACGACGAAGAGTTCGCCCGGGTGGGCGGCGTACCGGTCATGCTGCTCAACATCCTGCTGGCAATGACGGCCGCGGTCACCGTGTCGGTGGCGATGCGGGTCGTCGGGCTGCTTCTTGTCAGCGCGCTGCTCGTCTTGCCGGTTGCATCCGCGCAACAGCTCACCGGGTCGTTCGCGAGCACCTTCGCAGCAGCGATCGGGATCGGCGTCGTGGTCACGCTGGCAGGCGTCCTACTCGCCTATCCGGTTAACGTTGGTCCCGGCTCCCTGATTGTGGTCGTCGCGATCGGGGTATTTTTCCTGTGTGCGCTTGCCAGCCGGGCGCGCGAGCGGCTTTTCCGCCGACGCCACGCCATCGACGCGACAACCGAGCCGGTGGCCCAAGCTACGTGA
- a CDS encoding YdcF family protein — translation MVGRVVGRLVAGILVGILLAVGGVAFAVWKVARDDTRQHADTIVVLGSAQYNGTPSPNFKSRLTHALSLYQDGLADVIVTVGGNRSGDEYTEAGAGRNWLIKQGVPADAVVAVPTGSNTLQSAVALGKEFKQKGWTDTIVVTDPWHTLRASEMITAEGITTYISPTRSGPSVQTRSTEFQYILRETAAILYYGLTGNSNETGLGIG, via the coding sequence TTGGTAGGCAGAGTTGTTGGCCGCCTGGTCGCAGGCATTCTGGTCGGCATTCTGCTTGCCGTCGGGGGCGTCGCCTTCGCGGTATGGAAGGTGGCGCGCGACGACACGCGCCAGCACGCCGACACGATCGTCGTACTCGGATCCGCGCAGTACAACGGCACACCTTCGCCCAATTTCAAGTCCCGCCTCACCCACGCGCTCAGCCTTTATCAGGACGGCCTGGCCGACGTGATCGTCACCGTCGGTGGCAACCGCTCCGGTGACGAGTACACCGAGGCCGGAGCCGGTCGCAACTGGCTAATCAAGCAGGGCGTGCCCGCCGACGCAGTTGTCGCCGTACCTACCGGTAGCAACACGTTGCAGAGCGCAGTGGCACTCGGCAAGGAGTTCAAGCAGAAGGGCTGGACGGACACCATTGTGGTTACCGACCCGTGGCACACGCTGCGGGCCTCGGAGATGATCACCGCCGAGGGGATCACGACCTATATCTCACCCACCCGCTCCGGCCCGTCGGTGCAGACGCGGTCGACGGAGTTCCAATACATCTTGCGCGAGACCGCGGCGATTCTTTACTACGGACTCACCGGCAACTCCAACGAGACTGGACTGGGAATTGGTTAG
- a CDS encoding metal ABC transporter substrate-binding protein, with protein sequence MNFSRRSSRHAVAVVALSAALGVAASALTGCSSAGATSDGKPNVVVGFYPQEFLATSIGGNDIHVTSVAQPGAEPHDMEITGKQVAKVTDAGLVIYIKGIMPALDNAVANNNSEHGLNLATVTTLKGGYKEIGQENGKAGKDPHIWLDPVLMKKMATAVGDRLVKIDKAHAATYKQNTATLIKKLDALDSAYKTGLANCERTSIVTTHNAFGYLAEQYGLTQVSIAGLSPDNEPSPQRMTEVKTFAQEHGVTTIFFEEAVNPKYAETIASEVGAQTAVLSPIEIAHKGEDYITIMQANLAALRKALGCS encoded by the coding sequence ATGAACTTCTCTCGTAGGTCTTCCCGACATGCTGTCGCCGTCGTGGCGCTTTCCGCCGCGCTCGGTGTTGCCGCGTCCGCACTCACCGGCTGTTCCTCCGCAGGCGCCACGTCCGACGGAAAGCCCAACGTGGTCGTTGGTTTCTATCCCCAAGAGTTCCTCGCTACGTCGATCGGCGGCAACGACATCCACGTCACAAGCGTCGCGCAGCCCGGCGCGGAACCGCACGATATGGAGATCACCGGGAAGCAGGTCGCGAAGGTCACCGACGCGGGCCTCGTGATTTACATCAAAGGCATCATGCCGGCGCTCGATAATGCGGTCGCAAACAATAACAGCGAGCACGGCCTCAACCTGGCAACCGTCACCACCCTGAAGGGCGGTTACAAGGAGATCGGCCAGGAAAACGGCAAGGCAGGCAAAGACCCACACATCTGGCTCGATCCGGTACTCATGAAAAAGATGGCGACGGCGGTTGGCGATCGGCTAGTGAAGATCGACAAAGCTCACGCGGCAACCTATAAGCAGAACACCGCGACGCTGATCAAGAAACTTGATGCCCTCGATTCGGCGTACAAGACCGGCCTGGCAAACTGCGAACGTACGTCGATCGTCACGACTCACAACGCGTTCGGGTATCTCGCCGAGCAGTATGGGCTTACCCAAGTCAGTATCGCCGGCCTGTCTCCGGACAACGAGCCGTCGCCGCAGCGGATGACTGAAGTCAAGACATTCGCGCAAGAGCACGGAGTCACTACGATCTTCTTTGAGGAGGCAGTCAACCCGAAGTACGCCGAGACAATCGCGTCGGAGGTCGGCGCACAGACCGCGGTGCTCTCGCCGATCGAGATCGCGCATAAAGGTGAGGACTACATCACGATCATGCAAGCCAACCTCGCAGCACTCAGGAAAGCACTTGGGTGTTCGTGA
- a CDS encoding antibiotic biosynthesis monooxygenase family protein, with protein sequence MLAIVRIDQPSDGPEFMDKAEAALGAFAGCKGFERGWFARSTDEPGAWVLATVWDSFGSYRRALSAYDVKVHAAPFMYAARNEPSGFEPRLIAVPGAVSRRDGDLSDDAHRTDIGDFGPRSR encoded by the coding sequence ATGCTTGCCATCGTCAGAATCGACCAGCCGTCCGACGGCCCAGAGTTCATGGACAAGGCCGAGGCCGCCTTGGGCGCGTTTGCGGGCTGCAAAGGGTTCGAACGGGGCTGGTTCGCGCGCAGCACCGACGAACCGGGCGCCTGGGTGCTTGCGACCGTCTGGGACAGTTTCGGCTCCTACCGACGGGCATTGTCGGCGTACGACGTCAAGGTGCACGCGGCGCCGTTCATGTATGCCGCGCGCAATGAGCCCAGTGGCTTTGAACCGCGGTTGATTGCCGTGCCCGGGGCGGTCTCTCGGCGCGATGGGGATCTCTCGGATGACGCGCACCGCACCGACATCGGAGACTTCGGACCGCGTTCGAGGTGA
- the dusB gene encoding tRNA dihydrouridine synthase DusB, with the protein MASITTTRTDPSRLAFGSIAVDPPVVLAPMAGITTSAYRRVCRQYGAGLYVSEMITSRALVERTPLTMEMLKFHPDESPRSVQLYATDPAIVTEAVRILIDEDRADHIDLNMGCPVPKVTKKGGGAALPWRRELFRRIIRGAVEAAGGRVPVTVKMRKGIDAEHLTYLEAGTIAQEEGITAVALHGRTAAQMYGDHADWDAIAALVRELDVPVLGNGDIWEADDAIRMVEQTGCAGVVVGRGCLGRPYLFADLANAFAGSTERVRPSLSQVAHTMRQHAGWMADDLGEQRASRDFRKHVAWYLKGFRVGSDLRQRLGLIADLADLDRQLDLVLDQHGDQAYPEEILGLPRGRGTGLRKVSLPEGWLADRDSSAVPFGAEIGISGG; encoded by the coding sequence ATGGCTTCGATAACCACCACGCGCACAGATCCGAGCCGGCTCGCGTTCGGATCGATCGCGGTCGACCCGCCCGTCGTACTCGCCCCGATGGCCGGCATCACCACCAGCGCCTATCGCAGAGTCTGCCGGCAGTACGGCGCCGGGCTTTACGTCTCCGAGATGATCACCTCCCGCGCGCTCGTGGAACGAACGCCACTGACGATGGAGATGCTGAAGTTCCATCCGGATGAGTCGCCGCGCTCGGTCCAGCTCTATGCCACGGACCCAGCGATCGTGACCGAGGCCGTGCGGATCCTGATCGACGAGGACCGTGCCGACCACATCGACCTCAACATGGGCTGCCCCGTGCCCAAGGTGACTAAGAAGGGCGGCGGCGCGGCCCTGCCGTGGCGCCGTGAGTTGTTTCGGCGCATCATCCGCGGCGCCGTAGAGGCGGCGGGCGGGCGCGTGCCTGTCACCGTCAAGATGCGCAAAGGCATCGACGCCGAGCACCTCACCTATCTCGAGGCCGGCACGATTGCCCAAGAAGAGGGGATTACCGCGGTGGCACTGCACGGCCGCACCGCGGCGCAAATGTACGGCGATCACGCCGACTGGGACGCGATTGCCGCCCTGGTGCGAGAGCTGGACGTTCCGGTGCTGGGCAATGGCGATATCTGGGAGGCCGACGACGCGATCCGGATGGTTGAGCAGACCGGCTGCGCCGGAGTTGTCGTTGGCCGCGGCTGTCTTGGCCGGCCGTACCTGTTCGCCGACCTTGCCAACGCTTTCGCCGGGAGCACCGAACGAGTCCGACCCAGCTTGTCCCAGGTCGCGCACACCATGCGTCAGCACGCCGGCTGGATGGCCGACGACCTGGGGGAGCAGCGCGCCTCGCGGGATTTCCGCAAGCACGTCGCGTGGTATCTCAAGGGCTTCCGGGTCGGTTCGGACCTGCGTCAGCGCCTCGGGCTGATCGCGGACCTCGCCGACCTCGACCGGCAACTCGATCTGGTCTTGGATCAGCACGGTGACCAGGCCTATCCGGAGGAGATTCTGGGTCTTCCGAGGGGACGGGGCACCGGCCTGCGCAAAGTCTCACTGCCCGAAGGCTGGCTGGCGGATCGAGACAGCAGCGCGGTGCCGTTCGGCGCTGAGATCGGCATCTCCGGCGGCTAG
- a CDS encoding metal ABC transporter ATP-binding protein, with translation MTNTRLDPHATGIETPVVSVSDVHVRMGTTQALRGVSFDVHSGEVVAILGPNGSGKSTIIKTIVGLIEAQSGSIELFGTPIRRFNQRSRIGYVPQRITAASGVPATVQEIVTSGRQQGLFSIRRAADKKAVLEAMDAVDVADLRHRSVAQLSGGQQQRVLIARALARQPELLILDEPLAGVDIEQQDSLATTLQHLRGQGRTIVIVLHELGPIAPLITHVVGLRGGMVQYNGAPADAPVEHAVPDQGHDHVHPHDEDDQPYQRAALLINDPMSPASDGEKVDR, from the coding sequence GTGACCAACACTCGACTGGATCCGCACGCGACGGGCATCGAGACCCCTGTGGTCTCGGTGAGCGACGTGCACGTGCGTATGGGTACGACGCAGGCGCTGCGCGGGGTCAGCTTCGATGTCCACTCCGGTGAGGTCGTTGCGATACTCGGGCCCAACGGCTCCGGCAAGTCGACCATCATCAAGACGATCGTGGGGCTCATCGAAGCGCAGTCCGGGTCAATCGAGCTTTTCGGCACGCCGATCCGCCGGTTCAATCAGCGTTCGCGCATCGGCTACGTGCCGCAACGCATCACCGCGGCGTCCGGCGTACCGGCGACCGTCCAGGAAATCGTCACCTCCGGTCGGCAACAAGGGCTGTTCAGCATCCGGCGGGCCGCAGACAAGAAGGCGGTCCTCGAGGCGATGGATGCCGTCGATGTTGCCGACTTGCGCCACCGGAGCGTCGCGCAGCTGTCCGGGGGGCAACAGCAACGAGTGCTCATCGCCCGGGCCCTCGCCCGCCAGCCCGAGTTGCTCATCCTCGACGAACCGCTCGCAGGAGTCGACATCGAGCAGCAAGACTCGCTCGCGACGACGCTCCAACACCTGCGCGGGCAGGGACGCACCATCGTCATCGTCTTACACGAACTCGGTCCGATCGCGCCGCTGATCACTCATGTGGTCGGATTACGCGGCGGAATGGTGCAGTACAACGGGGCGCCCGCCGACGCCCCCGTCGAGCACGCCGTACCCGATCAGGGCCACGATCATGTGCATCCGCACGACGAGGACGACCAGCCATATCAGCGTGCTGCGCTGCTCATCAACGATCCGATGAGTCCGGCCTCAGATGGCGAGAAGGTGGACCGATGA
- a CDS encoding isoprenyl transferase, with translation MAGDYVSRTPPRRSPTPHSSGAVAPQIPREQLPEHVAIVMDGNGRWAKDRGLPRTEGHAAGESSLFDVVEGAIEVGVKWVSAYAFSTENWRRSPEEVRYLMGFNRDVIRRRRDEMNDLGVRVRWAGRRPRLWRSVIKELEIAEELTKRNDVCTLTMCVNYGGRAEIADAAVAIAREVKAGRLDPEKITEKTISRYLDEPDMPDVDLFIRSSGEQRISNFLLWQSAYAELMFVDTRWPDFDRLDLWDACLQFAGRERRFGKA, from the coding sequence ATGGCCGGTGACTACGTGAGCCGGACGCCGCCGCGCCGTTCACCCACCCCGCACTCGTCCGGTGCGGTCGCGCCGCAGATCCCCCGAGAGCAGCTGCCCGAGCACGTCGCGATCGTGATGGACGGTAACGGCCGATGGGCCAAGGACCGCGGCCTGCCGCGCACAGAGGGACATGCGGCGGGCGAGAGCTCATTGTTCGACGTCGTCGAAGGCGCGATCGAAGTCGGCGTGAAATGGGTGTCCGCATATGCATTCTCGACCGAGAACTGGCGACGTTCCCCCGAAGAGGTCCGATACCTCATGGGATTCAACCGCGACGTCATCCGCCGCAGGCGAGATGAGATGAACGACCTCGGCGTACGGGTCCGGTGGGCAGGTCGTCGCCCACGGTTGTGGCGGTCGGTCATCAAGGAGCTCGAGATCGCCGAAGAACTGACCAAGCGCAACGATGTCTGCACGTTGACCATGTGCGTCAACTACGGCGGCCGCGCAGAGATCGCGGACGCCGCCGTCGCGATCGCGCGTGAGGTCAAGGCGGGCAGGCTCGATCCGGAGAAAATCACCGAAAAGACGATCTCGCGATACCTCGACGAGCCGGACATGCCCGATGTGGACCTGTTTATCCGCTCGTCAGGAGAGCAGCGGATCAGCAACTTCCTGCTGTGGCAGTCGGCGTACGCCGAATTAATGTTCGTCGATACCCGCTGGCCGGACTTCGACCGGCTAGATCTGTGGGATGCGTGTCTTCAGTTCGCCGGCCGGGAACGGCGCTTCGGCAAAGCCTAG
- a CDS encoding deoxyguanosinetriphosphate triphosphohydrolase, translated as MYADADRQRLVVEPAKASYVEGSSGHWRSEFARDRARILHSSALRRLAGKTQVVVPFEDDFPRTRLTHSLEVAQIAREIGQALGLDPDITDAAGLAHDLGHPPFGHNGEDALNAISGEAGGFEGNAQTLRVLVRLEAKIVDGDIDAGLNLTRAVLDATCKYPWPRRDGSAKFGFYADDAAAFGWMRRGAPEGARCIEAQVMDWSDDVAYSVHDLEDGITSGLIDLRDAANDDTSDDVCRIAARYYIDADTDYLAATFARLLAFPVLREVASYGRDAAASRSGRVALKRATSELLGRFSSAAVTSTRARYGDAPLARYGADLVVPAQVAAECALLKACAFKYVMQREGADTLQRQQREIITGLATVLRDCPEHLRDQYADAHRRAVDDAGRLRAVIDQIAELTDGAAIAWHRRLCGN; from the coding sequence ATGTACGCCGATGCAGATCGTCAGCGGCTCGTCGTCGAGCCGGCCAAAGCCTCGTACGTCGAAGGCAGCAGTGGGCACTGGCGTTCGGAGTTCGCGCGTGACCGGGCTCGCATACTGCACAGCAGCGCGCTGCGCCGACTTGCCGGCAAGACTCAAGTCGTCGTCCCGTTTGAGGACGATTTCCCGCGCACCCGGCTGACGCACTCCCTTGAGGTCGCCCAGATCGCCCGTGAGATCGGCCAGGCGCTCGGCCTGGATCCCGACATCACTGATGCGGCGGGGTTGGCACACGACCTCGGCCATCCGCCATTTGGACACAACGGGGAGGACGCGCTCAACGCGATAAGCGGCGAGGCGGGCGGATTCGAGGGCAATGCGCAGACCCTGCGCGTGCTCGTCCGGCTTGAGGCCAAGATCGTGGACGGCGATATCGACGCGGGTCTTAACCTCACGCGTGCCGTACTCGACGCGACGTGCAAGTATCCCTGGCCGCGGCGCGACGGTTCAGCGAAGTTCGGTTTCTACGCCGACGATGCAGCGGCTTTCGGCTGGATGCGACGCGGCGCTCCCGAGGGAGCACGCTGCATCGAGGCGCAGGTCATGGACTGGTCTGACGACGTCGCCTACTCCGTGCACGACCTCGAGGACGGGATCACCAGCGGCCTGATCGACCTACGCGATGCGGCCAATGACGACACTTCCGACGATGTCTGCCGAATCGCCGCCCGTTACTACATCGACGCCGACACCGACTACCTCGCGGCAACGTTCGCCCGACTGCTCGCGTTTCCCGTGCTCCGCGAGGTCGCGTCGTATGGCCGCGACGCTGCCGCGTCGAGGTCCGGGCGTGTCGCGCTCAAGCGTGCAACGAGTGAACTGCTTGGTCGTTTCAGCTCGGCGGCCGTGACTTCGACTCGCGCGAGGTACGGCGACGCACCGTTGGCCAGATATGGCGCAGACCTCGTCGTACCGGCGCAAGTAGCCGCCGAATGCGCTCTGCTCAAGGCGTGCGCGTTTAAGTATGTGATGCAACGAGAGGGAGCGGACACGCTGCAGCGGCAACAACGAGAGATCATCACCGGACTTGCGACGGTATTGCGCGATTGTCCAGAGCATTTACGCGATCAGTATGCTGACGCGCACAGGCGTGCCGTCGACGACGCCGGCAGACTGCGAGCCGTCATCGACCAGATCGCCGAACTGACTGATGGCGCCGCAATTGCATGGCACCGGCGGCTGTGCGGAAACTAG
- the era gene encoding GTPase Era, with protein sequence MTAHPTPPHRSGFISFVGRPNAGKSTLTNALVGEKIAIISDKPQTTRRAIRGIVNRDDAQIVIVDTPGVHRPRTLLGERLNDVVTHTLAEVDLIGFCLPANEKIGPGDRYIARSLRDSTKAPVIAIVTKTDLGKPKQIAEALLRVQTLQEDLGREFAEIIPVSAAADFQVDTLCSIIAGRLPEGPKLFLDGERTDESQQSLIEEFIREAALEEAREELPHSIAVSVSEMLPRDDSDVIDVHATLYVERSSQKPILLGHRGSRIKHIGTTARKQIESRLNMRIYLHLHISVLAEWQRDPKKIDRLGL encoded by the coding sequence ATGACAGCTCACCCCACACCGCCGCACCGGTCCGGATTCATCAGCTTCGTCGGGCGGCCCAACGCGGGCAAGTCGACCCTCACCAACGCCCTCGTCGGCGAGAAGATTGCAATCATCAGCGATAAGCCACAAACCACCCGCCGGGCAATCCGCGGCATCGTCAACCGCGACGACGCGCAGATCGTGATCGTCGATACCCCAGGCGTACACCGGCCTCGCACGTTACTCGGGGAACGGCTCAACGACGTCGTCACCCACACCCTCGCCGAGGTCGACCTGATTGGCTTTTGCCTGCCAGCTAACGAAAAGATCGGGCCAGGTGATAGATACATCGCGCGCAGTCTGCGGGATAGCACCAAAGCACCGGTTATCGCGATCGTCACCAAGACCGACCTGGGCAAGCCCAAGCAGATCGCCGAGGCGCTGTTGCGAGTGCAGACCTTGCAAGAAGATCTTGGACGCGAGTTCGCCGAGATCATTCCGGTCTCGGCGGCCGCAGACTTCCAAGTCGACACGCTCTGCTCGATCATCGCCGGACGGCTGCCGGAGGGCCCGAAGCTGTTTCTCGATGGTGAGCGCACCGACGAGAGCCAGCAGTCATTGATTGAGGAGTTCATCCGTGAGGCGGCCCTGGAAGAGGCCCGCGAGGAGTTGCCGCACTCGATCGCGGTCAGTGTGTCTGAGATGCTGCCGCGGGACGACTCGGATGTCATCGACGTACATGCCACGCTGTATGTCGAGCGGTCCAGCCAGAAGCCGATTCTGCTGGGGCACCGCGGCAGCCGGATCAAACACATCGGTACGACGGCTCGCAAACAGATCGAGTCTCGACTGAACATGCGGATCTATCTGCATCTGCACATCTCGGTGCTCGCCGAGTGGCAGCGTGACCCGAAGAAGATAGATCGGCTCGGACTGTAA